Proteins from one Gimesia maris genomic window:
- a CDS encoding DUF1080 domain-containing protein: MLICRFSVFMLCVTSLLLTPTMNFAADKSTADKNAPEAARLVKVLNSDADTYDKAMACRRLAAIGDASSATAIAKYLGDEKLATYARSALENIPGPAADKALRDALKTVKGNLLVGVINSIGKRKDRGAVDDLTPLLSDKNTNVAIAAAHAIGEIGTSEAAKALLLALGKGDAKLQQEVGFACLMCAKSLANIKDNQLALTLVNTVQKMDLPDNILLAATQQSIVLQGKAGLGLLAEQLKSDDLQRFRAGLQAAQKLGKISSSTLIETYPRLPEERKALLVAALGTLQAPSALPTVIKATSGDSQELKLQAIFAIGELAPVANDEQKTQALNSLFALVKQKDADLAGAAETVIVKLNSSQPSAEIEKRIEASIRKLLESETRESQLAGIKLAGGCRLSSATPVLLQLVNHSNPEVKQAAISALGGTTSLDDLPKLIKLTLASSPDSPAGQALVAACSRLPLEETAQALAGGIEGATTDQKLILLDQLAAIGGETALETVVAAARSNDDALQNKATDLLGKWVTIDVAPPLLELAKSLENNKYKIRSLRGYIRVARQLNMTPEERLEVCRNTLAIAERNDEKKLVFEVLRRNPTPQAVNYTVSLLKDKSLNVPASTTIVSWAERGTPIDDELLADALQRVIASTSNNGLKQRAAQQHERISAQAKQGEKELGFQSLFNGKTFDGWHGNKKIFRIEDGEIIAGSLTEKVERNEFLRSNKVYDDFELKLEFKLLGDKTNAGVQIRTAEIPDHHEVSGYQADLGTGYWGCLYDESRRKKILAGPPAELRDLPVRMNDWNSYRIRCEGPRIRIWINDVQTVDFTEADPQIPLKGIIALQIHGNLVNEAHYRNVRLREL, encoded by the coding sequence ATGTTGATCTGTCGATTTTCCGTTTTCATGCTGTGTGTGACCAGCCTGCTGCTGACACCGACAATGAATTTTGCCGCTGATAAATCTACTGCTGATAAAAATGCTCCCGAAGCCGCCCGCCTGGTTAAAGTACTTAACTCCGACGCGGATACCTACGACAAAGCGATGGCCTGTCGTCGGCTGGCCGCTATTGGTGATGCTTCGTCGGCAACTGCCATCGCCAAATATCTGGGCGATGAAAAACTGGCGACCTACGCCCGCTCGGCTTTGGAAAACATCCCCGGTCCGGCAGCTGACAAAGCACTGCGGGATGCACTGAAAACCGTCAAAGGCAATCTGCTGGTCGGCGTGATCAATTCGATCGGAAAACGGAAGGACAGAGGAGCCGTCGACGATCTGACTCCGCTGCTCTCAGACAAGAACACAAACGTCGCAATCGCCGCCGCTCATGCGATCGGCGAAATTGGTACGTCGGAAGCTGCCAAGGCTCTGCTGCTGGCACTCGGTAAAGGAGATGCGAAACTGCAGCAGGAAGTTGGATTTGCCTGCCTGATGTGTGCAAAGTCGCTGGCAAATATCAAAGATAATCAGCTGGCACTGACACTGGTCAATACCGTACAGAAAATGGATCTGCCTGATAATATCCTGCTGGCAGCGACGCAACAGTCAATCGTATTGCAGGGCAAGGCAGGTCTGGGACTATTGGCAGAACAGCTTAAATCGGACGACCTGCAGCGATTCCGTGCCGGTCTGCAGGCGGCTCAGAAACTGGGAAAAATATCTTCGTCTACTCTCATTGAAACGTACCCGAGATTACCTGAAGAACGTAAAGCCTTATTGGTTGCTGCATTGGGGACATTACAAGCTCCATCTGCCCTGCCCACGGTGATTAAAGCGACCTCGGGCGATTCCCAGGAACTGAAACTGCAGGCGATTTTTGCAATTGGTGAACTGGCGCCTGTTGCGAATGACGAACAGAAAACTCAGGCTTTGAACTCCCTGTTCGCACTGGTCAAACAGAAAGACGCCGACCTCGCCGGTGCTGCGGAAACGGTGATCGTCAAACTGAATTCCAGTCAGCCTTCTGCAGAAATTGAAAAACGCATTGAGGCCAGTATCCGTAAGCTGCTGGAGAGTGAAACTCGCGAATCGCAACTGGCGGGCATCAAGCTGGCAGGTGGCTGTCGTCTCAGTTCAGCCACTCCGGTTCTGTTGCAACTGGTGAATCATTCGAACCCTGAAGTGAAGCAGGCCGCCATCTCTGCTTTAGGCGGCACCACTTCGCTCGATGATCTTCCGAAATTAATCAAGCTCACCCTTGCATCCAGTCCCGACTCTCCCGCAGGCCAGGCACTCGTCGCTGCCTGCTCGCGGCTGCCGCTGGAAGAGACTGCACAGGCACTGGCCGGCGGCATCGAAGGCGCGACCACTGATCAGAAGCTGATTCTGCTGGACCAGCTGGCGGCCATCGGAGGTGAGACCGCGCTAGAGACCGTCGTGGCAGCCGCTCGATCGAATGACGACGCACTGCAGAACAAAGCGACCGACCTGCTGGGAAAATGGGTGACCATCGACGTCGCGCCCCCCCTGCTGGAACTGGCGAAATCACTGGAGAACAACAAATACAAAATTCGCTCACTGCGTGGTTACATTCGCGTGGCCCGACAGCTGAACATGACCCCGGAAGAGCGTCTGGAAGTCTGCCGCAATACACTGGCGATTGCCGAACGTAACGATGAGAAGAAACTCGTGTTCGAAGTGCTCCGCCGTAACCCGACGCCTCAGGCCGTCAACTACACAGTTTCACTGCTCAAGGATAAATCATTGAACGTCCCTGCGAGTACGACGATTGTCTCTTGGGCCGAACGGGGAACTCCGATTGACGACGAACTGCTGGCTGATGCGTTACAGCGCGTCATCGCTTCCACATCGAATAATGGCCTCAAACAACGAGCCGCTCAGCAGCACGAACGGATCTCTGCACAGGCGAAACAGGGTGAGAAAGAACTAGGATTTCAGTCGTTGTTCAATGGCAAAACATTCGACGGCTGGCATGGTAATAAGAAGATCTTTCGCATCGAAGATGGCGAAATCATCGCCGGCAGCCTGACCGAGAAAGTCGAACGCAATGAGTTTCTTCGTTCCAACAAAGTGTACGATGATTTTGAGCTCAAGCTCGAATTCAAACTGCTGGGTGATAAAACCAATGCCGGCGTGCAGATTCGGACCGCGGAAATTCCCGATCATCACGAAGTCAGTGGCTACCAGGCAGACCTGGGAACCGGCTACTGGGGCTGCCTGTATGATGAATCCCGCCGCAAAAAGATCCTGGCAGGGCCTCCTGCAGAACTGCGTGATCTGCCTGTCCGCATGAACGACTGGAACAGCTATCGCATTCGCTGTGAAGGACCCCGCATTCGCATCTGGATTAACGATGTACAAACAGTCGACTTTACGGAAGCAGATCCCCAGATTCCATTGAAAGGCATCATCGCATTACAGATTCATGGAAATCTCGTGAACGAAGCACATTACCGCAATGTCCGCCTGCGGGAACTGTAA